A window of the Fulvia fulva chromosome 11, complete sequence genome harbors these coding sequences:
- a CDS encoding Putative zinc metalloproteinase has product MPSFLKDISLRRRSKASIKNTKGDSESSGNSENGEPGNKSSTTLNSYLDNGQSPPTTLSSHRSNTNLSQMSINGGSKKGSPPPIPGRETRPRMPSSQSSNRYSINGLPVQNGHRPTPATSPLAPRVLSVSDGSWVHQKVLLIFGQCADPAQPIDGTLTVCHHQDNFPPTQWPVSDSHFKALVYLQPGPNRLRLDFTSPKLPTPSTSIPAHSSWININYLPLNSSPPLQLCILVARDSPETYDAVPERVQKEGNGLATAIRKFRTAAYLWQAFTAEHMNRNGFGRRCYRYEEEWQPGTLTWKDLESGQMRNEAKIHVVRLNKSVQEIQDLELAQQYEPAKKKGDLFGIAMDAVRAHFAPRPGQPQYVSCMFLDAHWDQQVGTVRGHAALGGGDDQLKLAIFGSHCLQSYPAHIEEVVPAFTDCTRTDTNFVANDCNEGGSNWEAANIGIGAHLHETGHLLGCPHQESGVMLRDYVRLNRTFVCREPYSTRTKQQGQKLCLPKDECAWHRLDTLRFRFHPTFQLPTDPFISPDKSVQVWTVENGAILVTAATGVAWIEIYPDGDDVCHHWIEYLDKGSAPPGGTPRQVTLSDKIIKDQLLSEKRKRKISLKVFSCGGGEHEVQDFSALFTSESKIKLPDGRPGFKSSKLGAGQMEGTKSQQVILGSCEKPVNGRARLLLSVKVYHGDCLDGIEFIYEDNSRDLFGKRGGRPGGTQFDLDTQRGEMLLGFYVRAGFWLDAIQIMTTTGRRSELFGNPNGGSGHTLLPPRGYSLAGIYGSCGPWLDSIGLIITR; this is encoded by the exons ATGCCTTCGTTCTTGAAGGACATCAGCCTGCGGAGGAGAAGCAAAGCATCGATAAAGAACACCAAGGGCGACAGCGAGAGTTCCGGCAACAGCGAGAATGGCGAGCCTGGCAACAAGTCGTCGACGACGCTGAATTCCTATCTGGACAATGGACAATCGCCGCCCACGACACTCTCATCGCACAGATCTAACACGAACCTATCGCAAATGAGCATCAACGGTGGAAGCAAGAAAGGCTCGCCGCCCCCGATACCAGGCCGAGAGACAAGACCGCGCATGCCAAGCTCGCAGAGTAGTAATCGATACAGCATCAAC GGCCTTCCCGTGCAAAACGGCCATCGACCCACCCCTGCTACCTCACCACTTGCACCACGCGTGCTGTCAGTGTCAGATGGATCTTGG GTACACCAAAAAGTCCTCCTCATTTTCGGTCAATGCGCAGACCCAGCACAGCCGATCGATGGTACACTGACTGTCTGTCACCACCAAGACAACTTCCCACCTACACAATGGCCTGTCAGCGATTCGCATTTCAAGGCACTTGTATATCTTCAGCCTGGACCTAATCGATTGCGACTCGACTTTACATCGCCCAAACTTCCTACGCCCAGCACATCGATACCAGCTCATTCCTCGTGGATCAACATCAATTACTTGCCTCTCAACTCCTCGCCTCCGTTACAGCTGTGCATTCTGGTTGCACGCGACTCGCCCGAAACCTACGATGCGGTGCCCGAACGAGTACAGAAGGAGGGTAATGGATTGGCTACGGCGATCAGGAAGTTCAGGACGGCAGCATACCTCTGGCAGGCATTTACCGCCGAGCACATGAATCGCAATGGCTTTGGCAGGAGATGTTACAGATACGAGGAGGAATGGCAGCCGGGCACATTGACCTGGAAAGATCTGGAATCGGGTCAGATGAGGAACGAGGCCAAGATTCACGTCGTTCGTCTGAATAAGAGCGTGCAAGAGATACAAGATTTGGAGTTGGCGCAACAGTACGAGCCAGCGAAGAAGAAGGGCGACTTGTTTGGCATTGCCATGGACGCAGTGCGAGCACACTTTGCACCAAGGCCTGGACAACCACAGTACGTTTCGTGCATGTTCTTGGACGCGCATTGGGACCagcaagtcggcacagtacgAGGTCATGCTGCATTGGGCGGCGGTGATGATCAACTCAAACTTGCCATCTTCGGCTCCCACTGCTTACAGTCCTACCCAGCACACATTGAAGAAGTCGTGCCCGCTTTCACAGACTGCACACGGACGGACACTAATTTTGTTGCGAACGATTGCAACGAAGGTGGTAGCAACTGGGAAGCAGCGAACATCGGCATTGGCGCACACCTCCACGAGACTGGTCACTTACTGGGCTGCCCACATCAGGAATCTGGTGTCATGCTGCGCGACTATGTGCGTTTGAACAGGACATTTGTGTGCCGCGAACCATATTCAACGAGAACGAAGCAGCAGGGCCAAAAGCTGTGCTTGCCAAAAGACGAATGTGCATGGCACAGACTGGACACACTACGCTTTCGCTTCCATCCAACCTTCCAGCTTCCAACTGACCCTTTCATCAGTCCCGACAAGAGTGTCCAGGTATGGACGGTGGAGAATGGCGCTATTTTGGTCACGGCAGCGACCGGTGTGGCATGGATCGAGATCTACCCAGACGGCGACGATGTTTGCCATCACTGGATCGAGTATCTCGACAAAGGTAGCGCACCGCCAGGAGGCACACCCAGACAGGTCACCTTGAGCGATAAGATCATCAAAGACCAACTTCTAAGCGAGAAGCGGAAGAGGAAGATCAGCCTCAAGGTGTTCAGCTGCGGCGGTGGCGAGCACGAAGTGCAAGACTTCTCAGCACTTTTCACTTCTGAAAGCAAGATCAAGCTTCCAGATGGCAGACCCGGATTCAAGAGCTCGAAGCTTGGAGCAGGTCAAATGGAAGGTACAAAATCTCAACAAGTGATTCTGGGCAGCTGCGAGAAGCCGGTGAACGGACGAGCGCGGTTACTGCTCAGCGTCAAGGTATATCACGGAGACTGCTTGGACGGTATCGAATTCATATACGAAGACAACTCGAGAGACCTGTTTGGTAAGCGCGGTGGACGACCTGGTGGCACACAATTCGACTTGGACACCCAGCGAGGCGAGATGCTGCTTGGATTTTATGTCCGTGCAGGATTCTGGCTCGACGCGATCCAGATAATGACTACCACCGGACGACGTAGCGAGCTATTTGGAAATCCAAATGGCGGTTCTGG ACATACTCTTCTTCCACCTCGTGGCTACAGCCTGGCTGGAATATATGGCAGCTGCGGACCTTGGCTTGACAGCATAGGATTGATCATTACACGATAA
- a CDS encoding Heterokaryon incompatibility protein 6, OR allele: MATADTHPTYTLFPLATHEIRLLTILPSAHRSNPISCHFTKTLLHPSTSSANSFETISYTWGDASVYGEILLDGATLRIPASAVAAIGNVRRKDKERVVWIDSVCINQGDLEERGKQVRLMSRVYQQKQANLIHLADLEHDVAQRAFEGVERIVREVEEECRVRGKELGEIVFPDHGHWSFAREGLKCKVDFGALAAMYDLPWFRRLWVVQEAVLAHTSIIVCGDLSIDFEKVLTATCWLEHKTFFLVHEGPDEELLVCLQGFRGAMNMWLFRKDLADYQHWPIPSPLSWLLGKAPFGASSDMKDQIYGMLGLYQTSAKTMELPPGLAPDYTKDDAEVLRDATRAAIMENRSLNLLERLPQSRDHRPAGLPSWVPEWFREHGDDDPRGLMPVFNACGTSEEWSRTELLPTPDPRVLRIKGTLISTIEKVVSHTKDLHEFEVFLAHLDEAETIASSVNIDSLTLGTTLLGGAAFGAAALATPEEAELWPAYHKYLREEKRNLPWPNDLKADSSAEEKALALFASTSRNACWHRCFFSTVDGQIGIGPAKCRPGDRVVVLQGGHFPFVLREVEAVFEMLGYSYTHGIMQGEAVEGRRIAGATVFDLA; the protein is encoded by the exons ATGGCCACGGCGGACACACATCCAACCTACACCCTCTTTCCCCTCGCCACACACGAAATCCGCCTCCTCACTATCCTCCCCTCCGCGCACCGCTCCAACCCCATTTCCTGCCACTTCACCAAAACTCTCCTGCACCCTTCCACCAGCTCGGCGAACTCCTTCGAGACAATATCCTACACATGGGGCGACGCATCCGTCTACGGCGAAATCTTACTGGATGGCGCGACACTGAGAATTCCAGCGAGTGCGGTTGCGGCGATCGGGAATGTGAGGAGAAAGGACAAGGAGAGGGTGGTGTGGATTGATAGTGTTTGTATTAATCAGGGGGATTTGGAGGAGAGGGGGAAGCAGGTTCGGTTGAT GTCGAGGGTTTATCAGCAGAAACAGGCGAATTTGATACACCTGGCGGATCTGGAGCATGACGTGGCGCAGAGGGCTTTCGAGGGGGTTGAGAGGATTGTAAGGGAGGTTGAGGAGGAATGCCGTGTGAGGGGAAAGGAGTTGGGCGAGATTGTATTCCCGGATCATGGGCACTGGAGCTTCGCGAGAGAGGGGTTGAAGTGTAAGGTCGATTTTGGGGCGTTGGCGGCGATGTACGACTTGCCGTGGTTCAG GCGCCTCTGGGTCGTGCAAGAAGCCGTACTCGCTCACACCAGCATTATAGTCTGCGGAGACTTGAGCATCGACTTCGAAAAGGTTTTGACGGCGACCTGCTGGCTCGAGCACAAAACTTTCTTCCTTGTCCACGAAGGCCCGGATGAGGAGCTTCTAGTATGTCTGCAAGGGTTCCGCGGAGCAATGAATATGTGGCTGTTCCGCAAGGACTTGGCAGATTACCAGCACTGGCCGATACCGAGTCCTCTTTCCTGGCTGCTTGGCAAGGCGCCGTTCGGTGCTTCGAGCGACATGAAAGATCAGATCTATGGTATGCTTGGACTGTATCAGACCAGTGCCAAGACGATGGAACTCCCTCCCGGACTTGCACCTGATTACACAAAGGACGATGCTGAGGTGCTTCGGGATGCGACACGCGCGGCGATCATGGAGAATAGATCACTGAACCTATTAGAGAGACTACCCCAGAGTCGAGATCACCGTCCCGCAGGCTTACCCAGTTGGGTTCCAGAGTGGTTTAGAGAGCATGGAGATGATGACCCTCGCGGGCTGATGCCGGTGTTCAATGCCTGTGGCACGTCGGAGGAGTGGTCACGGACTGAGCTTCTCCCCACGCCGGATCCCAGAGTACTGCGCATCAAGGGCACACTGATCAGCACTATTGAGAAAGTCGTCTCACACACCAAAGATCTCCACGAGTTCGAAGTCTTCCTAGCTCACCTAGACGAAGCCGAGACTATAGCTTCAAGCGTCAACATCGACTCCCTCACTCTCGGCACGACACTCCTCGGCGGCGCTGCTTTCGGTGCTGCGGCCCTAGCTACACCCGAAGAAGCAGAGCTTTGGCCAGCGTACCACAAGTACCTTCGCGAAGAGAAGAGAAATCTTCCTTGGCCCAACGACCTCAAGGCAGATTCGAGTGCTGAGGAGAAAGCATTGGCTTTGTTCGCCAGTACTTCTCGTAATGCTTGCTGGCATCGTTGCTTCTTCTCCACTGTGGACGGACAGATTGGGATTGGGCCGGCCAAGTGCAGGCCGGGAGATAGGGTTGTGGTGTTGCAGGGTGGACACTTTCCGTTTGTGTTGAGGGAGGTGGAGGCGGTGTTTGAGATGCTTGGATACTCCTACACGCATGGCATTATGCAGGGTGAAGCGGTAGAGGGGCGTCGTATCGCAGGGGCTACGGTCTTTGACTTGGCATAG
- a CDS encoding Superkiller protein 3, whose product MSTKAALKAAKTALDNQQYDKAAKQAQSVLSSDPDNHFAKLFLGRAFEKQGNFDDAAKTYNSAAKAKPDDSQAWLGLCSVYEAQGAERLNEYREAAVKVAQIHAAADDRDRCQVVIDKLVGSTKQHGNQFQQKKTLKVLLPGGPVYDFLEGRVQQPVITYMRLAEITETDEAQRISKEVGERRTRIGAKLGQVTVDVKREVFGSSDLERLYQEVINWSGDDEVRRQFEEKLLQRAFDVLIVLTLEEKAAKLDQVLNLAEGMVIIHHPFQLAWDLVLETRDLDELRDLDAGILREYVALFPTSGLGRILDGWLSSELSPFPAPPKGEDDEEPPKQLSAEDRLLLLTEGLSSAEQSPFAHRLVSDYYLHLEEHESAAATARSGLRAVQVESGKLGMSFQNTKDALNSVLGTALVHYQAPRNHAEARRLFEDIQQRKPKSTPALIGLGIILEETQDYQDAIAFFERALQEDKGNVRVGTELAWCRALSGNYSQAIEELQNALEVIRPDDPRSKDLRAQTIYRLGVCLWETDTSKAARRDRNGAYSQFLAAIRTNVNFAPPYTSLGIYYADYGKDKKRARQCFQKAFELSPAEVVAAERLAKSFADQGDWEIVEVIAQRVVDSGRARPPPGSKKKGISWPFSALGVVQMNKQEYQQAIVSFLAALRISPEDYQSYVGLGESYHNSGRYNSALRTFNYALEPHDGISMKVSGEIWFARYMLANVHRELGEYDEAEAGLRHVLEERPTEFGVLVSLLQTYVEHAGKCLEGGLFGQAVENAKSAIAIAMTIAKDTPNAFNLWKAVGDACSLFSWILSGTSDFPTEDIKALLDTSSDGNTYDILSDVDRITLTGIDDDGGLPTSLIATVLAYKRAVHASSHDVHAQAVAWYNLGWAEQRAHACSDAKAGKKYLTTAVRSFKRAIELEAGNYEFWNALGVVTTTLNPKIAQHAFVRSLHLNELNAKVWANLGVLYLLQNDTELAHSAFSRSQSTDPTYAHAWIGEGWIALLLGDTNEALNHFTHALEISDSTSVIAKRQYSVSSFDYLLTSPTASNDLTKLIQPIFALEQLRTQVPQDLPYQHLAALLLERVGDHIAAIEALTELVEAAEAEFEATESQAAEARYAMAKSDLARNQLAAGLFADAVENADTALDLTSGADNSGLNAEARRRLRLSAQLTSALAQYNLGQLNDSITMFKAALKESQTNPDVVSSLVKVLWAYGEKQVASDSAFESFEKNPDHVGAVTLLGAIAALNDNHETAAAVRDDLLLLRTKDTISGHDLDGIENLLSAMAAITTGSGDEGALEEARAAIMLKPDHPQAWSELAELSGEVYAAEMALKTASQAVPPLGDMEVRELARAFAGVGTAGDAQRAIFLAPWESCGWNAMSEVIGNR is encoded by the coding sequence ATGTCAACGAAAGCTGCCTTGAAAGCGGCAAAAACAGCCCTCGACAATCAGCAATATGACAAGGCAGCCAAGCAAGCACAGTCTGTGCTATCATCAGATCCCGACAATCACTTCGCCAAGCTGTTCCTAGGTCGTGCTTTCGAGAAGCAAGGGAATTTTGACGATGCGGCAAAGACTTACAACTCCGCCGCCAAGGCAAAACCGGACGACTCGCAAGCGTGGCTTGGTCTTTGCAGCGTGTATGAAGCACAAGGCGCCGAGAGACTCAATGAATATCGAGAAGCCGCGGTGAAAGTGGCCCAGATACATGCTGCTGCGGATGACAGAGATCGCTGCCAGGTTGTGATCGACAAGCTCGTGGGGTCCACGAAGCAGCATGGCAATCAGTTTCAGCAGAAGAAGACGCTGAAGGTCTTGCTTCCTGGTGGCCCTGTCTATGATTTCCTCGAGGGTCGAGTTCAGCAACCTGTCATTACGTACATGCGTCTGGCTGAGATCACCGAGACCGATGAAGCGCAGCGCATCAGCAAGGAAGTTGGCGAGAGGCGGACGAGAATTGGCGCAAAGCTGGGGCAGGTCACTGTAGATGTGAAGCGAGAAGTCTTTGGAAGCAGTGATCTGGAGCGACTTTACCAAGAAGTTATCAATTGGTCCGGTGATGACGAGGTGCGGAGGCAGTTCGAGGAGAAACTGCTTCAACGAGCATTTGATGTGCTCATCGTTCTCACTCTGGAAGAAAAGGCTGCTAAGCTGGACCAGGTTTTGAATCTGGCCGAAGGCATGGTTATTATTCACCATCCATTTCAGCTGGCTTGGGACTTGGTACTGGAGACGAGAGACCTTGACGAGCTACGGGACCTGGATGCCGGCATACTGCGAGAATACGTGGCATTGTTTCCGACCTCTGGCCTCGGCAGAATCTTGGATGGCTGGCTGAGCAGTGAGCTTTCACCATTCCCAGCGCCGCCAAAAGGCGAGGATGATGAGGAGCCCCCAAAACAGCTCAGTGCAGAGGATCGGTTGCTACTGCTTACTGAGGGTCTTTCCAGTGCAGAACAGTCTCCATTTGCGCATCGGCTAGTGAGTGACTACTACCTACACCTGGAAGAACATGAAAGCGCTGCAGCAACTGCAAGATCAGGTCTTAGGGCAGTGCAAGTCGAGTCAGGCAAGCTTGGAATGAGCTTCCAGAACACTAAAGATGCGTTGAATTCCGTACTGGGCACAGCTCTGGTTCATTATCAAGCTCCCAGGAATCATGCAGAAGCTCGGAGACTATTCGAAGACATTCAGCAACGCAAACCAAAGTCCACGCCGGCGTTGATCGGTCTCGGCATCATTCTGGAAGAGACCCAGGACTACCAGGATGCGATTGCTTTCTTTGAGCGAGCTCTGCAGGAAGACAAGGGCAACGTGCGCGTGGGTACGGAGCTTGCTTGGTGTAGGGCACTGAGCGGTAACTACTCACAAGCTATTGAAGAGCTTCAGAATGCGCTCGAGGTGATCAGGCCTGATGATCCACGCTCAAAAGACTTGCGGGCGCAGACTATATACCGGCTGGGAGTGTGCCTCTGGGAGACTGACACATCAAAGGCGGCACGGCGGGATCGAAATGGCGCTTACAGTCAGTTTCTGGCTGCCATACGAACGAACGTCAATTTCGCTCCTCCGTATACAAGCTTGGGCATCTACTACGCCGACTACGGAAAGGACAAGAAGCGCGCACGACAGTGCTTTCAAAAAGCATTCGAGCTGTCCCCTGCCGAGGTCGTGGCAGCTGAGCGCCTGGCGAAGTCATTCGCTGACCAAGGTGACTGGGAAATTGTCGAAGTCATCGCTCAGAGGGTGGTTGACTCGGGCAGGGCACGACCGCCTCCGGGTTCCAAGAAGAAGGGCATTAGCTGGCCATTCTCGGCTCTTGGAGTTGTTCAGATGAACAAGCAGGAGTACCAGCAGGCGATTGTCTCGTTCCTCGCAGCTTTGCGCATCTCACCTGAAGACTATCAATCATATGTTGGCCTTGGTGAGAGCTACCACAATTCCGGACGATACAATTCAGCACTTCGGACTTTCAATTACGCTCTTGAGCCGCACGATGGCATTTCGATGAAGGTCTCCGGTGAGATATGGTTTGCGAGATACATGCTTGCCAACGTACACAGGGAGCTTGGCGAGTATGATGAAGCCGAAGCTGGCCTTCGACATGTCTTAGAGGAGCGACCGACAGAGTTTGGTGTGCTGGTGTCGCTTCTGCAGACTTACGTGGAACATGCTGGCAAGTGTTTGGAAGGTGGGCTCTTCGGTCAGGCCGTTGAAAACGCTAAGAGCGCGATTGCGATTGCGATGACAATCGCGAAAGATACGCCCAACGCTTTCAACTTGTGGAAAGCTGTTGGAGATGCATGCTCACTGTTCTCATGGATCCTGAGTGGCACATCGGACTTCCCCACCGAGGACATCAAAGCGCTGCTGGATACCTCAAGCGATGGGAATACATACGATATCCTCAGCGATGTTGATCGGATTACTTTAACAGGTATCGACGATGACGGTGGATTGCCCACATCTTTGATCGCAACTGTACTTGCGTACAAGAGAGCCGTGCACGCATCGTCTCACGATGTCCATGCGCAAGCTGTCGCATGGTACAATCTCGGCTGGGCAGAACAACGAGCCCATGCTTGCAGTGATGCTAAGGCTGGGAAGAAGTATCTTACTACTGCAGTGAGAAGCTTCAAGCGTGCGATTGAGCTAGAAGCTGGCAACTACGAATTCTGGAATGCGCTAGGCGTGGTCACTACCACTCTCAACCCAAAGATTGCTCAGCATGCTTTCGTGCGCTCTTTGCATCTCAACGAGCTCAATGCCAAGGTCTGGGCCAACTTGGGCGTGCTCTATCTGCTACAAAACGACACTGAGCTCGCACACTCAGCATTCAGCCGGTCTCAAAGTACGGATCCGACCTATGCGCATGCTTGGATCGGCGAGGGCTGGATAGCATTGCTCTTGGGCGACACCAACGAGGCGCTGAACCACTTCACTCATGCCTTGGAGATTTCGGATTCCACATCCGTCATTGCGAAGCGACAATATTCCGTCTCCAGCTTCGACTATCTTTTGACTTCGCCGACGGCGTCGAACGACCTCACGAAGCTGATCCAACCTATCTTCGCCCTCGAACAGCTTCGTACCCAAGTCCCTCAGGATCTGCCGTACCAACATCTTGCTGCGCTACTACTCGAACGTGTTGGCGATCACATAGCCGCCATCGAGGCACTGACAGAACTCGTTGAGGCAGCAGAAGCTGAGTTCGAGGCCACAGAGTCACAGGCTGCGGAAGCGAGATATGCCATGGCGAAGTCTGATCTTGCTCGTAATCAGCTCGCAGCAGGCTTATTCGCAGACGCTGTCGAGAACGCGGACACTGCACTTGACCTCACGTCTGGTGCTGATAACAGCGGCTTAAATGCAGAGGCCCGACGCAGACTTCGACTTTCGGCGCAACTCACCTCCGCATTGGCCCAATACAATCTCGGTCAGCTGAACGACAGTATCACCATGTTCAAGGCGGCGCTCAAGGAGAGCCAGACAAATCCGGATGTTGTCAGCTCGCTCGTCAAAGTGTTGTGGGCATACGGCGAGAAGCAGGTCGCCAGCGATTCTGCGTTCGAGAGCTTTGAGAAGAATCCAGACCACGTTGGGGCGGTGACCCTATTAGGTGCCATTGCTGCCCTCAATGACAATCACGAAACGGCTGCTGCTGTGCGCGACGACCTATTACTTCTCCGTACGAAGGACACTATCTCTGGTCATGACCTTGATGGGATTGAAAACCTTCTATCGGCAATGGCAGCTATTACAACAGGAAGTGGAGATGAAGGTGCCTTGGAAGAAGCCCGGGCTGCCATCATGCTGAAGCCAGACCATCCTCAAGCATGGTCGGAACTGGCCGAGCTTTCTGGCGAAGTGTACGCAGCCGAGATGGCGCTGAAGACTGCTTCACAGGCTGTGCCGCCGCTTGGCGATATGGAAGTTCGCGAGTTGGCGAGAGCGTTTGCTGGTGTTGGCACTGCGGGAGATGCTCAGCGAGCCATCTTCCTGGCGCCCTGGGAAAGTTGTGGTTGGAATGCTATGAGTGAAGTCATTGGCAACAGGTGA
- a CDS encoding Heterokaryon incompatibility protein 6, OR allele produces MTTSTIIYAPLSSDDEEIRILELLPGTGQDEIRCKLQTVSLKCYSWTRLLLKNFLLTKNAGPYSMPYATLEEYDEARRQHHLPARTCSSQIYAFRRADRQNSEETELDIPSCNTIPCCCFQALSYTWGPYTQSRTMTLQGQPGIKITDNLYAALLRLRRPAEVRRLWVDAVCIDQADLNERAAQVRLMATLYSTAPEVLVWLGEVDITHTWARVHAEYSRVFLDRDTAAEGHDEPRWQMLNLAIGEIMSHATATPLWFFRSWIVQEVVNAKYAPKIQLGSFEGSWLDLMRAFLRRPYKPPGIMEAGRLVRNLDAMRPGKAEDRSLLDFIGDTNKLDCTDPRDRVFCLLGMVRRREAVLVDVDYSDETTEGVIYTQATYAAIEGRGDLRAFAFLAAQDRRTEGMPSWAVDFAWKTDFELGTLSGPVRWTKEKAQVEVTVALEDGRLRVRGLVFDVVERVVSLESDTAQPASKFALMKLSQTCADDIVNALEALPNRDPYKALQHTTPTQNLYDGLEGDRDPPDWTNLLTCAHRNLPSKAPDQSLRYDRHRREDLFAAWDRAVSLRQRCSVPDYRDPEERDYTLGLNMPLSTSGVKDYTFITTRCGFIGIGLRDVDAGDVVALLYGSRFPAVLRLVGDAVYAFKGLALVNGVSYGELGDVVPGLELREEDFWLI; encoded by the coding sequence ATGACCACGTCCACGATCATTTATGCGCCACTCAGCAGCGATGACGAGGAAATTCGGATTCTTGAACTTTTGCCTGGCACTGGCCAAGATGAAATCCGCTGCAAGCTGCAAACAGTCTCGCTGAAGTGCTACTCCTGGACACGCCTGCTGCTCAAGAACTTTCTACTGACCAAGAATGCCGGTCCGTACTCGATGCCATATGCTACTCTAGAAGAATACGACGAAGCTCGACGACAGCACCACTTACCAGCGAGGACGTGTTCAAGCCAAATCTATGCCTTTCGAAGAGCTGATCGGCAGAACAGCGAGGAGACCGAGCTTGATATCCCAAGCTGTAACACGATCCCATGCTGCTGTTTTCAAGCTCTGTCGTACACATGGGGACCGTATACACAGAGCCGAACCATGACGCTGCAAGGTCAACCAGGGATTAAAATCACCGACAATCTCTACGCTGCTCTGCTTCGTCTTCGCCGACCAGCCGAGGTGCGCAGACTATGGGTCGACGCCGTCTGCATCGACCAAGCAGACCTCAACGAGCGCGCTGCACAAGTACGCCTCATGGCAACGCTCTACAGCACCGCTCCCGAAGTCCTCGTCTGGCTAGGCGAAGTCGACATCACCCACACATGGGCCCGCGTCCACGCAGAATACTCCCGAGTCTTCCTCGACCGCGACACAGCCGCCGAAGGCCACGACGAGCCTCGCTGGCAGATGCTGAACCTTGCCATCGGTGAGATTATGAGCCATGCTACAGCTACACCACTGTGGTTCTTCCGATCGTGGATCGTGCAGGAAGTCGTAAACGCGAAGTACGCACCCAAGATTCAACTGGGATCTTTCGAAGGATCTTGGCTAGATCTCATGCGAGCGTTCTTGAGGCGACCGTATAAACCGCCGGGGATCATGGAGGCAGGGCGACTCGTCAGGAATTTAGATGCCATGAGACCTGGCAAGGCTGAAGATCGATCGCTGCTGGATTTCATTGGGGATACGAATAAATTGGACTGCACGGATCCGCGGGACAGGGTGTTCTGTTTGCTGGGGATGGTGAGGAGGAGGGAGGCGGTGTTGGTGGATGTTGATTATTCTGATGAGACGACGGAGGGGGTGATTTATACGCAGGCGACGTATGCGGCGATTGAGGGGCGAGGGGATTTGAGGGCTTTTGCGTTTCTTGCTGCGCAGGATCGGCGCACTGAGGGGATGCCGTCGTGGGCGGTGGATTTTGCTTGGAAGACGGATTTTGAGCTTGGGACGTTGTCGGGGCCTGTAAGGTGGACGAAGGAGAAGGCGCAGGTTGAGGTTACGGTGGCACTTGAGGATGGTCGGTTGAGGGTGCGAGGCTTGGTGTTTGACGTTGTCGAACGTGTTGTGTCATTGGAGAGTGATACTGCACAGCCAGCCAGCAAGTTTGCCTTGATGAAGTTGAGTCAGACTTGCGCAGACGATATTGTCAACGCCCTGGAAGCACTGCCAAATAGGGACCCCTACAAAGCGCTCCAGCACACCACACCTACCCAAAACCTGTACGACGGGCTCGAAGGCGACCGAGACCCACCTGATTGGACCAACCTCCTCACCTGCGCCCACCGCAATCTCCCCAGCAAAGCCCCAGACCAATCCCTCCGCTACGACCGTCACCGCCGCGAAGACCTCTTCGCCGCCTGGGACAGAGCTGTATCTCTGCGTCAACGCTGCAGCGTACCTGACTACAGGGACCCCGAGGAAAGAGACTACACCCTTGGTCTCAACATGCCATTGAGCACGAGTGGTGTCAAGGACTACACGTTCATCACCACTCGCTGCGGTTTCATCGGCATCGGCTTGAGGGATGTTGATGCTGGGGATGTTGTTGCTTTGCTTTATGGGAGTAGGTTTCCTGCTGTGCTGCGTCTGGTAGGAGATGCGGTTTATGCTTTCAAGGGGTTGGCGCTGGTTAATGGGGTTTCGTATGGAGAGTTGGGGGATGTCGTGCCGGGGTTGGAGTTGAGGGAGGAGGACTTTTGGCTTATTTGA